A genomic stretch from Deltaproteobacteria bacterium includes:
- a CDS encoding class II fumarate hydratase, with protein sequence MANSGETRIERDSLGEVRVPADALWGASTQRAIENFPISGERFPRVFLRALGLVKRAAAGANAELGVLEPGLATAIATAAREVESGLWDAEFPVDVFQTGSGTSTNMNANEVIASRASRFLAARGDARPVHPNDHVNASQSSNDVIPSALHVAARLALREDLDPALLALQSCLEAKARAFDGVVKLGRTHLMDATPVRLGQEFAGWARQVELGRARVARACEALAELALGGTAVGTGLNAKPGFARLAIEAISRESGLDFREASNHFEAQGARDAAVEASGALRTLAVSLAKIAADVRLLASGPRGGIGELELPAIQPGSSIMPGKVNPVICEVVLQVSAQVIGNDAAIAVAGFSGQLELNVFVPLIARNLLASISLLASASRVFEQKCLDGIEARAERAEALVEESLAMVTALVPAIGYDAAAEIAKEAWRTGRRVREICRERALLPDDELARLLDPRRQTGLSLR encoded by the coding sequence ATGGCGAATTCGGGCGAGACCCGGATCGAGCGCGACTCACTCGGCGAGGTGCGTGTCCCTGCCGACGCGCTCTGGGGCGCGTCGACGCAGCGCGCGATCGAGAACTTCCCGATCAGCGGGGAGCGCTTTCCGCGCGTCTTCCTGCGCGCGCTCGGGCTGGTGAAGCGCGCGGCCGCGGGCGCGAACGCGGAGCTCGGCGTGCTCGAGCCCGGGCTCGCGACCGCGATCGCCACGGCTGCTCGCGAAGTCGAATCGGGACTGTGGGACGCGGAGTTCCCGGTCGACGTGTTCCAGACCGGCTCGGGCACCTCCACGAACATGAATGCGAACGAGGTGATCGCCTCTCGCGCATCGCGCTTTCTCGCGGCGCGCGGCGACGCGCGCCCCGTGCACCCCAACGACCACGTGAACGCGAGCCAGTCCTCGAACGACGTGATCCCGAGCGCGCTTCACGTCGCCGCGCGGCTCGCGCTGCGCGAGGATCTCGATCCCGCGCTCCTTGCGCTGCAGAGCTGCCTCGAAGCGAAGGCGCGGGCCTTCGACGGTGTGGTGAAGCTCGGCCGCACGCATCTGATGGACGCGACGCCCGTGCGGCTCGGACAGGAGTTCGCGGGCTGGGCGCGTCAGGTCGAGCTCGGCCGGGCGCGGGTCGCGCGGGCGTGCGAGGCGCTGGCCGAGCTCGCGCTCGGCGGCACCGCGGTCGGCACGGGCTTGAACGCGAAGCCCGGCTTCGCGCGCCTTGCGATCGAGGCGATCTCGCGCGAGAGCGGGCTCGATTTTCGCGAGGCCTCGAACCACTTCGAGGCGCAGGGAGCGCGCGACGCCGCGGTCGAGGCGAGCGGCGCGCTGCGCACGCTCGCCGTGTCTCTCGCGAAGATCGCCGCCGACGTGCGGCTGCTGGCGTCGGGGCCGCGCGGCGGGATCGGCGAGCTCGAGCTTCCCGCGATCCAGCCCGGCTCGTCGATCATGCCGGGGAAGGTGAATCCCGTGATCTGCGAGGTCGTGCTGCAGGTCTCGGCGCAGGTGATCGGCAACGACGCGGCGATCGCGGTCGCGGGCTTCTCGGGGCAGCTCGAGCTCAACGTCTTCGTGCCGCTGATCGCGCGCAATCTGCTCGCCTCGATCTCGCTGCTCGCGAGCGCGTCGCGGGTCTTCGAGCAGAAGTGCCTCGACGGGATCGAGGCGCGGGCCGAGCGCGCCGAAGCGCTGGTCGAGGAGAGCCTGGCGATGGTGACCGCGCTGGTTCCGGCGATCGGCTACGACGCCGCCGCCGAGATCGCGAAGGAGGCCTGGCGCACCGGACGGCGCGTGCGCGAGATCTGCCGCGAGCGCGCGCTCCTTCCCGA